The sequence below is a genomic window from Halolamina litorea.
CCGATACGAACCGTGTGGTTGTCGTAGGGGAGAACAGCCGGAACGTCGACCTGATGACCGACGCCCTCGCGGGCTACGAGGTCACCGCCGCGACGGCGCCCGAGGAGCTGAACCCGGTGCTTTCGGGAACGCTCCCGGTTGGCGCCGTCGTCGTCGACACCGAGACCGTGAGCGAGGACGTGATCGCGCTGATCGACGGCGTGCTCGAACGTGAACTGCCGGTCGTGCTGCTGGCGGGAGAGGCCTCGACGGTCGTGCGCGAGGACGCCGCCGCTACCGACGGCCTGACGTTCCGCGAAAAGCCGCTTCGCAGCCCGGACCTCCGTTCGGCAGTCGGCGACGCGCTCAACTGATCGCGCGCCGATTAGCTGACGAACTGCAGCAGTTCTTCGCGTTTCGCTTCCCGGAAGCGATCGCCCAGCGCCTCCTCCAGCGTCCCGATCGAGCCGTTCTTGGCCGTGATCGGACAGATCGTCTCCTGCCACTGCTGCCACGGCGGGTAGAGGCCGAGTCGATCACACAGGTCGTTCAGCCGCTCGTCGCGGTCGTCGACCTTGTCCATCTTGTTGACTGCGACGACGGGGTCGATCCCGACGTCCTGCAGGAAGTGGAACATCTCCACGTCGTGGGGGATGTCGCCGTTGGCCTGGTGGCGGTCGATGATGTCGATGACCGACTTCCCGTCGACGACGAGCACGCCGGCGATGATCTGCTCGGCGTTCTC
It includes:
- the engB gene encoding GTP-binding protein EngB — translated: MPFENRPNRGDEVVLVGRSNVGKSTLMRELTGHRFDTGGKPGVTRQPNHYDWAGPDFMFTDLPGFGFMSGVEEGKREQIKTDVVRYVEENAEQIIAGVLVVDGKSVIDIIDRHQANGDIPHDVEMFHFLQDVGIDPVVAVNKMDKVDDRDERLNDLCDRLGLYPPWQQWQETICPITAKNGSIGTLEEALGDRFREAKREELLQFVS